GACCCAAATCCTCGGGCAGCCCTGGAGCGCCAGCAGCTCCGCCTTCGGGAGCGGCAGAAATTCTTTGAGGAAATTTTGCAGCCTGAGACGGAGTTTGTCTTCCCCCTGTCCCACCTGCATCTCGAGTCGCAGAGACCCCCCATAGGGAGTATTTCATCCATGGAAGTGAATGTGGATGCACTGGAGCAGGTAGAACTTACTGATCTTGGAGACCAGGATGGAGCAGATGTGTTCTTGCCTTGTGAGGACTCTCCACCAGCCTCCCAGACATCTGGGCTGGATGACCACCCGGAGGAGTTGAGCCTGCCAATGCCCACGCCAGACAGGACTGCGTCCCGCACGTCCTCCTCATCTTCTGATGACTCCACCAACCTGCACAGCCCAAAGCCCAGTGACGCGGGGCAGACGCGCCCTTGGCACAGTCTGATGCGGAAGAGGATGGGACTGATGGAGGGGCAGAGCCTGGAGCTTGCAGCTAGCAGTGGGCCTCCATCTACAGACTGACTGAGCTGGCTCTTCTCCACAGGAGACCCTAGGCCCAGCCAGAGCCCTTCAGAGAAGACCAGACTCTTTACTTGCAGTAGGCACCAGGGGGAGGCAAGGACAGTGGGAGGGCGTACCTCTCTGGGAAATAACCCTCCTGCTTTACTGCTAACCTTTCCTGCTCCAACCCTCCCACCAGTTTTTGGCTTCCTCCCAAGGTAGGGCTTATAGGCAAGGAGATGGAAGATGAGGCAGGACAAGATGCTACTGCTTTTCTtagcacccctccctcccccagactCTCCTGCAGTCTTCTGATAGAGTCTCCTGGACCAGTGTCTCTAAGTGGACGTGAACTCCGTAGCACTCCCCGTGCAGTGGTGCTCCAGCCACCCTGCTCCCCTACATCCTGTTCGGGAACAGGGCAcggtataaataataaataataatctaccaaccaaaaaaataaaaataaaaataaaaaaataaaataaaataatcttaaattacCTATTTTGTTtagattaaaatgttaaaacatgtATTAATGATATTAATGTTATATTAACATTATTTACATTGAAAAAGTCCAAATTAGTAGAGCAAAGAATTCCATGAAATATAATCTATTATAAAAATCATCagaccggggcacctgggtggctcagttgattgggcatctggccttcagctcaggtcacggtaccagagtcctgggattgagccctgcattgggctccctgctcagtggggaatctgcttctctctctgcccctctccccacttgtgctctctctcatgtgcactctctctctcaaataaaagaaataaaatctttgaaaaaattcatcaaactgagaaccagaaaaagcaaaatatgtacACTCTAAGTATATgatgtgaaataaaatagaatgaatcCAGCCACATAGAAAAGCATGTTACACTAAGAACTTGggcttttattactttttaaacatCACTCATTTCACTTTGCAATCTGAAtgtcagaaaagacaaaaaaaatctaaagaaaagcaaatgtgaaTTAGAATCACTAAACTGAACACTGCCTCAGCAAATTAAACTTTGTTCTAATAGCACAGTAACTTtctattcatttatcatttcataCTAATTTTACAAATTAACCTGGGGTACTACAGAATATGGATTATTTCAATTATAGAAATGTGGCTTCCATTATTATTCCATTCTACTTATATTTATGTTAATAAGTCTTCGAGAATAGCTTTGACTCATAATTCTCTACTAGAAATCTCTCCACCAACAACCCACTTGCTAAGCATGGTTATCCAGGATTCACATTtgtcattatatttaaatatcatttttatatagtttctaAGACTGAGGTTCTTATTGCCCTTAGATGAGAGGCTagacattaaaaacaataataataataaatgaaaaaatgtaagatatgtatctataaaattttaatatcccCCCAATGCTCCAGGGAGTCACTTGGGAGAAGTGTTTTAGTGTGGGGACGTTATACTCAAAACTCTCTGTGAATCATTGCTCTGTCAATTATTAGCCATGTAAAATTTCTAATCCTCACTTATCTTTTGTATAATTTGAGAATAATGTTAAAATTTACTTTATAGGACTGttataagcaataaataaaatagctgaaTTCTATTTTCACATGTATGTTTAACAAAGACTTTGGaggaaaaaatctgaaacagTAAATTATATACTTCCAAAatctgattattattattattttatagtggCAGTGCACATTTCCCAGCCTCACAAGTCAAAAATCGGTAATCTTAGCCAGtagataaatgaatttttttctcatatagacTATTCTTATAGTTTCATATACCACCAGATAATACCAGTTGTCAGCTAATTGGGGATCAGTTTCTTAGTGTAGAATTCATGCCACCAACCACCAACCTAACATTTAACTTCTCTGgatgtttctttaatttgtatGACCTGCCATTCAAATTGGAGTATCCACTATTGCTAAAAATACAGAATGCTTGTCCAAGCTCTGCCTATGCACataatgtttcatttctttgacattCATTACCTTCCCTATTTATCATTCGGAATTATTATTCCTCCCTGAAAAATCCTTGCTGATatccccaccaacacacacaatCTATTataatctgtttaaaaaagagacaacaaGCCCCAAATGGAATCTCTTGGGCTAAGCCCATGTCACCAAACCACCAAAAgacttaatatttcatttaattacaaCTTCAGCATCTCCCGGGAATGGAATCTTAACCCAGTCAATCTGAAATTACCTTGTCAGCACCAGTGAGGTGatctgcctgatagacccctACAGTCCCCCAAAGTAAGGTGACCTTGCCACAAACAATGTACTCTTTGCTAGTAGCTGctttctcccacccccttctgcatataaaagtcttccattttgtacagctccttggagACACTTTCTGTCTCCTAGGTGATATGCTGCCCAACTCATGAATCATTAAACAAAACCAGTAAGTGACCATAGCTGAACAATTTGAAAGGACTTTGGAACAAGACCATAAACAGAGTCCCCGCATAAACAAGTTAGTGGCCTTGTAGCTGCCCCCATATCCACCTTTCGAAAGAGGGCCCCCATGTGGGCTCCTCCATGGATTGACAGGATTCTGAGGGATTTTCTGGTAAACTGCTATGTTATCAAGGGAAACTCAAATTAAATAGCCAagggaaactaaaattaaattaatggaAAACCTTGCTGAATTTTGGTAGACACCAGAGCTATACTCTCTGCTTTAAATATCACTCAGAACTTTGCAAACAGGATCCTGGGAAAACTGACAGAATCTGGCTAAGGGTGAGAATTCTAACCAGAGTTGACTGGTCTCTGTCTGTAGTGCCCAgttgaaagaggaaaataaaattttccattgtcccttcctttattttttgtctcaGCTGAAGACTGACAAGATAATtgaaaggatttcttttctttctttttttttcttttcttttcttttttttttccaaagtagctcTGTGATCAGAAATTGGCCAGATTGAAAGCTAATGTTCAGAGCCTCATAGGAACTTATTTTTAGGTCTTCTCTCCTAACCTAAAATGAAACTATATACCCAGGGGCAGGGGAGTGAACCTGAAGCTTTTGTGAAAAGATTTACTAAAACATTCTAAAGTTCTAAATACAGAGCATAGAAATCTTTGATTTCCATTCTAGTTGGAAATCTCCCTGATATAAAAAACTAATTGAAGATAATGTGGTTGGATGTGCGGATCAGCCCCTTTGATATCATTTACGCTACAACCTAATTCTTTGAGGAATTTAAAGCAACTGTTCTTAACTTATATATCTTTGCATAACAGAAATGCCTCTCAGAAACAATTCAAAGTTTACCTATCCTTTTTACTAATCCCAACACCTCCCATATTTTTCCTCAAAAGGCTTTTAGTTGATATAAAATTCTGGCCGTGAGAAACAAAGTCCTTCTCGGAGGAACTCATATTCTTTCCCTGTGCCTTTTTGACATAAATGTTCTACCTGGTCTTTCTTTATGTCAAAAGAATATGATATCAAAAGCATATGATACTGTCAGCCTGAATAGTAAAAATCGCCTAAAGTTAGTTTAATGAGTTTATTTGAGAATAGTAGAGGAAGTGCAATTCAGGACATATCAACTATTGTGAAATAGGCAAGTCTGGAGAGAAAGTTCTCTAGCAAAAGAGCAAGTTCTTttatggaagaaagaaggaagttggGAAGGGTTGTCACTGAGACCATGAGGTATTAAACACTATTCCATTTTCATtagtgaaacaaaagaaatgtctaATAATGAAGAAATGTTAGAatgtatcaaacatttaaagatacaaaaaaaaaaatgaacgcTGATAGCAGTGTATTCCAAAGTATGTCATATGTGAGTTTTTGAAAACACaggttaaaatatttagaaaggttTCTTGACCAGACTTAGAGCTGTAAGGTTAATAATATATGCTGTGAATTTCTGTGAGGGTATGTGTTTGTGTCTGGGATTTAGTTACCCACTTGAAAGCCTGCTACTGTctcatggatgctggcagaaaaCATGAGACTCCTGGGTAAGAGAGAAGAgactttatgtattatttattgtcGTTTATTACTCATTTATTATGTCATGCAAACAGCATGAATATACGATGTGTATTGATTCCCCAAGTACCCACGTTCCACAGGCATGATGTGGAGAGGCACAGATGGTTACTGCCCATGCACTAGATTTGTGTCACAGATGAGAAGCAATAAGCTTAGGCAATCCACTTCTTTCATAAGAAGCAGAAAGTAAGCTTAACTGTCCCAAAGGATGATATTTCCTCATCCTTCAAGGTTGCTTTTTATGTCCCAGGTAAAGAGTTACCATGGCTTGCAGTCTTGACACACCCAGCAAAAACATGCAGGGATGCTCTGGAACCATGGCAGGGTTGCCTCTCTCAACAATTCACCCTTGGTTCTACATGTTCTTGGACAAACTTAATTTTCACATAAATGTGCTCCTCCATTGTCCACTCTGATTAATCTCAATGAGGCTGTGATCAAATCCATTCAATTTGTTTCATACTGCTTTTAATTATCTCATACTGCCTGTAACTATCAACAGAGCTCCAAGCAGGATAATGAGATCAACCCATGGTAGTGACCTCAACCACTCTCCCCAGGTTGCCAGAATAGACAGTTATGAATGTGTCTCAGGGAGAACCAATTGGTCTTACTTCAAACAGACAAGATGTAGTCTAAGACCATCTATTATCCATTATTATACATACAGGAGAGAGAAGGTTGATGTATGGGGGTTTTTGGTGTCATTCCAGGGGGCAATAGATGGGTCAAAACCAATTCCCATCCTcagtggaggacattaggaggcTCGCTTCCTCCCATATACAAACATTTAACCTGAAAGTCACAAGTCTTACAGTTAGCAATTGACTGTTAAACTCGACTTGGATCACAATTACATGGGTTAATGTAAGCTGTGTTATTAAGTATCTACTGCCTCAGTCACCATACATAGCATAATCCAAGGCCACTTGGATATCAACAAAAGCATATGAATTTGTAAGAGtcagaatgaaaaaaacattGTGCTGGCTGCTGGCCTGTTTGTAAACATACAGAGGTGAAGGCAGAGGTGGACCGCATGTTCAGGAACTGCCACGGATGGTGTTAAGAATATCTGAATAGTTCTGGACCAGCCATGTCCacatgaatttttctttatagtaCATAGACAGGAATGACAAACCACATAAAAGTTCAGATTGTCAACTGCAGCTGCTGCTTTACTTAAGGAGACCATGATTGTTTCTCTAGGCTGTGGTGCTAGATCTAGTATACAAAGATATATTAATTGTACCCCATCCCCAAATTGGCTACTCTAAGGCATGCCCTTCCTATGTGTCAATGTGTCAAggttcttgctctctctgaacAAACACAAAGTTAATGTGTACCATTacaataactaattttttttcagagccCTGTTACATGCATCATATTTGCCCATGAAGGCCATTCTAGGGAGACCCAATGAACAGTGTATTCAGCCAAGATGTCACTGTCTTTATGATCTAAGGGTATGTCAGTCCAACAAGAAAATCTGTGTGGCTGAGCCAGAATTGAGTCTAAATATCCTACACCTTACTTTGACTGGGTTGGCACCTGAAGGGTATACCAATCAGGCTAGACTGGGGTTtcagtaaggaaaaataaaaattcattatgCCCGGGAATGGATTAggtgaaattataaatttttggTGTATGTTTATGTAATTCTATACCCTACTTATCCTGATAATTACCCAGGAGATGGACAAGAGAAAATGAACCCTTTCTGGGGATAACCATATTCACTGACCAAACTACCTTTCTGAATTATCCGGATCAGAAGAATTGAGGGATATAGAGTAGACTTTTTAAAGTCAATTCTACCATTCAATAATGCCAGCATATTGGATTTGATAAGATGCATAAAATGACCATAAAATGCCATGAATATGCCCCATTTACAGGTATTCTTTATGGCAAATAAACACTATTGTCAGActataaatattttggataacaggcaaaatatacaaatttagtTTTAAGGATTATAATGCTGTGACCAGTTTATAGTGGTGGCTGTGTTGCCATTTATGGTATGGAGATGAATCTCAGTGCCAGTGGCAGAAATCTGGATAGTATAGGTTTCAGCAGCAGCTTGATTCCAATTGATCTCAACAGAAAATGAGCCCTTAACTGTGACCATCTCTGTCAGTAATCCAATCTATTCAATCAGCAGCTCTGATTTGTTTCTACAGTTTGCAGCCAAACCAAAATGAGAAGTCTATGACCTTTCCATTGGTTATCCAGTGTTGCCACTCATGTTGGATGACAGTTGCCTTCTAATAAACACCATTAGATTTTCACTTGGCCAAACCATGAACGAACCAAGCCAAGAATTTAGGGAGATCTTTGTAAATCAAGGGCTTCATAGAACAATTGGCTTTGCttcaagtggtggggagggaaagtGAAGTATTTCTAACTGGTGTAGCTGTGACTTTCTCATGTAACAGCAGGCCAGCTCCACTCTCAACATGCACCATTTTCATATGAAGAGTGAGCCCTCTTAGGTCCTTCCCTTGTTAGTCATTGAGTCTGAATTGAAGATCTCCAAAATGTGGATGTCAAGCTAGAGAATCATAAAGCCACCATGGGTCAAACATTCAGTCTCCACAAGAGCTTAGTAGTTGGATTAATTGTCTGATTTCTAAAGGCTTACTTAAAGGCTGCATGAGACAGATGGTGTTACTACACTGGGTAATGGTCTCTCTGAGTACTGTTAACCATCAAATTTTTTCCACCTTCTCCTGATTTTCTATTTTGCCTCTGTTAGACCCTATAGGAATAGACAGGAATTATCTCTCTATTTGGGGCTGTCCCTGAATGGGTGAATACCCTCTGATACTGCTGGGCATTCACAGTCCATGCACATTAAACATCAATATCAATTATACATTTGGAAGTGGAAGACACAAAAGGAGTGTGTTCAATTGGCCCAGAGGGCTTCACATCCGAAGTCAAGTTAGTTTCCTGCCCCTACCAAGAATGCTTCCCAAATCTAATTAGTTGAATTCAGGAGATTCTTTCCTCTGTAGGACCAGGTACAAAGATATCTGGGCCTGGAATGCATGGAgtgcagggagaaggggaaagcTAGATGGGGGGGTAGGTGGGATTAGCAGGAAGAATTTTTTCTCCTTAACGTTTAGCTCCAAAGTCAGGGCACATAAGAGAGTGTCGATTCTTCTCTATGTACTGCCAATATCCAGCAAGCACCTGGACAAAATGGCCCTGTTCTTTCTGCCCTGTGCATGCCCTTATGGCTGTGCCTCATTGCAGATTACCCAGCAGTGGAGAGCAGCTCCATGTTAGTAAGCAAAACTTtgattcatttttgcatttgagTGTCCACTTGTTTGTTGCTCAACCAAACAAATTTCTAGTGTTTTTGGCTCACCTCAGGCTCTGTATCAAATAAGAAAGTCCTTATTGCTGATGCCCTTTATTTCAACTCTGGGAACTCCACAGATACAGCAACATTACCTTCCAGCTGTGGCTGTGGGACTTGCTGCCGCATTGCCATCACACCAGTCCTCCCTTCTACTAGCCAAAGGAGAATAAGCAACAACCATAGTATTCATGGGTTTTCTCAAATTTACCTCTCATTGTTCAGCCTAACTAACAGATAGGATATCAAGAGATCCTTACATTTGTCCAGCTCATCACTTGGGCAAGAGCATTTCTACCCAATCCCAGAGTATGTGCCCATACCCCCAAATCCAAATTGTGGGGCCCTTGATCATCTCCTTGTTTAAAGCCATTTTAAACATCCCATAATCCTCAACTTCCCATATTCATTACCAAAATTGTGGGGTCTAAGATTCAATTTTATCCTACTTCCAATCTAAGATGTTAGTCTATTACTATTTCACAATACAGGCACAAGACATGAGACTCCTAGACCAGAGTCGAAGAACAGCACAAGAAGTAGCATGACTGTCAGCAAGCACATCAGTTCCCCTTCTTATCAAGTCCCATGGAAGGGGAATGGGGTGCTAGATGGATATTGCACAAGCAGTGGTTTGCATCAAAGCTGAGGAGTATTGACCTAGGAAATCCACTCTTTCAGAACAAGCAGTAAGGAATTCTCTTCTTGGTTCCAGAGGGTGACATTACCTCATCCTTCAAAGTTGCTCACTGCAAGCACATTCCTGAAAAAGAGCCCAGGCAAAAAAATGTTCAAGCCTTGCAGTCTTGGCATAGAGCTATACAGGGATGCTCTAGATCCATGGCAGATTTTCTTTCTCATGTAATATTCTAACATACCCCCAAGAATCACAAATCTCAATGGCATTATTCTAGAAGTACGAGccatgtaataaaaaaaaaaaatctcaaagcatCAAATTGTACAGATCAAAAATTGGCatcaattttttataatatttgtaaaCCTACAAAATATTAGAGTTAAAATAAagttgttatatatatgtatatgtacatatttaaatgtatatatttatatatgtatgttaaaatatattttataaatacaaatatttataagcataacatatatgtatatataaatcataAGCATTTTATATAGGAAAACATGTCAGAAAAGTGTTTAGTTAATATAGCAAAattattaagttatttttaaaaattgtataagaAATGTAAGGATAGACCCACATTAAGACTATAACTTCAGTTCAGTGAAAAACATAAAGGCAGGtcaaaatacatggaaagaaatatgatctcataaatattttacttcctGTAAACTTCGTCTCTTAATTTAatgcaattttaattaaaatcccACCAGGATTCTCTACTAGAACTTGACCTATGTATTCTAAGGTTCACTTGGAGTTATGAGTTTTTGAGAATTGACACTCTTAGACCCAGTGGAACTGACCCAGTTACCTGAATATAAGCAAACACACATAAGagtatgaattttagaaaataaaaataaagttatttgaaaTTCATGCTTCCCTAAGAACAGTGACCATTATCTGATTTCAAAGTTATGAATGGAAACTTCTGCAGGCAAGTGAGAAACTTTCAATCTCAGATTTGATATTACCTTTCAAAGAATCCATTATTTGTACTTTCATAGACAACTCTCTTGTGTGAGGTTATATCACTTCTTGAAAGCAACCCTCTTACTAGGATTTTGGTTGCATGAAAAGCACAGTATATTATAACACGGCCTAGTTACCTTACTAGTAAAGCAGACAATAGCATTCATTCTGGgcctattttattaatttcatttttccacatTCTATAGGAAAATAAGCTTCCAAATGCCAAAATCCTGCTTCTCTATTCACAAAAGGATTAAAAGGGCATACAACTAATAATAAGCCACATTTTTGGGAACAAATAAAGCACGTGTGTTTGTGTTGTGTGGTCACTTGCTATATGATGTTAATTATATAAAGGTAATATGGATTAAGAAAGAGATCTATTGATTGACAGTATGATTAATAAAAGCTTAAACAAGTGTATAATTAAGTGTATGTGCACATTTATGTGTAGGATATATCTAAACATAACATGACTTTATTCTAAAAAACTGAATACatgtttgaagaaaaatgaaattataaccTAATTCAACCACTGGTAAATAGattctgtatttattaaatgtaaaaacagcttttaaaattattgaatgaaacattagcaaatattaacattaaatattcacatattttttttttaagattttatttatttattcatgagagacagagagagagagagaagcaggcccccaaggagcagggagcctgatgcaggactcgatcccaggaccctgggatcatgacctgagccgaaggcagacgcttaaccatctgagccacccaggcaccctcacatATTCTTTTTAACCATTACATCCAATTTACAAATTATAGTATAAATACTGAAAGATCCATCTATGTAACATTATAAACTATGTTCCATAAAATACTGCAAATAGAAGAGTCAAATgattataaagggaaaataaatggaatatgtgtgacttttattattttatttatttatttatttttgattgtgacctttttattgaactataattAACATGcggtattacattagtttcaggtgtacaatatagtgactcaacaattctatacattactcagtgctcatcaagataagtgtaatctttaaatttatttttattaacatataatgtattatttgtttcaggtgtataggtctgtgattcatcagtcttaacataattcacagcgctcgccatagcacataccctccccaatgtccaaaattaaagttaaaaataataattgaaataaaaatggaaagctaCTTTTTACTTTTTGCCTATCagattggcttttattttttttttcttttttggcagggaaggaggaggaggaatgatACCAATCAGTGTTGATAAGTGTGAtatgacaaaattatattttgaatttacttaTATGCACTGTCAAAATATGTCTGGAGGTCAGTGTGAAAATACACTGACAAACCTCAAAGTATGTAATAGTACATTTATTTCCATTGCAACTCAAAatcactttctcttccttttatttcctttctctctcccttctcccttctttctccttttcttccttctttgctgGTAACAGAGGAGGTtacttttgaatatatatatatattttttttaaaggctcttttctcttttaggtATCTGTGTTCCTTACCAAATTCTGGTCATTACTATACTAAAAAGGTGTCTGTTTCTGAAACTTAAATTGAAACATAATGCTGTATCTTTTAACTTGGTTTTAAATTTCATCAAGTCCTAGATACCCTTTTCTAattcatcttttctcattttataatttatagttaAATTCATCTATCTGCTTATATTTATTACATAGGTGGTAGAACTGTTTCACAATGTAATTGATggatataaaatgcttagaacaatgcctggtacaaTAAATGGTTATGTTAAGTATTACGAGACAAATTCGTATATAAATATGAAGAATGAcaagagataaaatgaaaaaatgtggaCTTTGATATCTTCACAGATTGTGTCAGAAGCCGTATTATTAGAATCTATTGTTACTAATAAGATGTATATATGATGTGTATATAAGATGTACCTATGTATATTGTTCTAATGAAGTGGGTTTACCATGAAACTAATGAAGCTTAAGCTTCTGGGCTCCTAACTTACTCAGACTTCTTTCAAGTCCctatatacttaaaattaaaattttaattttacattgttTCTCTTAAGGATTTCATAGGCCATACACCACAATTACAGTCCCTTCAACCATTCAGCCTTTGCCTCAAAGTATACATGTTCATACCATGcatgtcagttaaaaaaaaaaaaaaaaggacagatgaATCTAGCACTActtaccacattttaaaaaatgaatgtactAAAAACAATAAGTCTGATTACTTGGGGAAAGGTGGAATGCCAGATAATGACAATCTTGGTTGCTGCTAACAACTAAAACAAAATCCAAGTCAAGCTTCTGTTTTTGTTATGAAGATACAAGCAACATAAGAACAAATCAGCCAGTATATTTTTAGACTGCACTGCATTATCCGTTTAATCATCATTTTGACAAATTAATCAAAGTAAGAAAAGAATCCAGCTACAGCATGGATGGATGCCATAGCATCCGAGTGTTACATGCTCTGACTTCAACAGTTATATAGCTCAAAAGAGGTGTCATGTTTTATCCCCTTGAATAATAATCAGTTTTACCTGCTGAGGGCTATCTTTTATGAGACTCACAATTCATCATTTGCTCCCTTGTACTTACCAAACATGTTTTTATCATCATAAATCTGAAGGAGCTTAGTCACTCAGTAAATCACTGAAGGGTCAAGAAACTTTCTTATATCTAATTCTGTTGCCACTGCCTTGGCTTAAAATCATATCCCATAAGATGTAAATAATACCAGAGACATTTTCTGTTGAATctaaatttttagaaagagaaactgaTTTAATTATGGATAATTGTCTGCTTGTTCCAAGGAATATGTGATCTTTGGGAAGTCATTTAATGCTTTTTAAGACtgtttcatcaaggatattatcAAGGATTATTGGGT
The sequence above is a segment of the Zalophus californianus isolate mZalCal1 chromosome 2, mZalCal1.pri.v2, whole genome shotgun sequence genome. Coding sequences within it:
- the LOC113924974 gene encoding LOW QUALITY PROTEIN: dysbindin domain-containing protein 2-like (The sequence of the model RefSeq protein was modified relative to this genomic sequence to represent the inferred CDS: inserted 1 base in 1 codon), coding for MDPNPRAALERQQLRLRERQKFFEEILQPETEFVFPLSHLHLESQRPPIGSISSMEVNVDALEQVELTDLGDQDGADVFLPCEDSPPASQTSGLDDHPEELSLPMPTPDRTASRTSSSSSDDSTNLHSPKPSDXGADAPLAQSDAEEDGTDGGAEPGACS